From the Tribolium castaneum strain GA2 chromosome 2, icTriCast1.1, whole genome shotgun sequence genome, one window contains:
- the Nlp gene encoding nucleoplasmin-like protein isoform X1 has translation MADEYFFALTLKGAKASEVWDPEAKGAEDYQGGHKLIIKQALVGPDATEGEVNVVQVEAMTWKDSVKIPIASLKAGGANNQVLLDLSFPDPPVTFSLVQGNGPVHIIGHHLIGSPMEEFDEMDEMEEEMIEDEEGEEGADEMKNSRTNKRKVSNGKSSDKEEDEDDEEPKSKKAKTMNNSKGKTPVKNNSKAKK, from the exons ATGGCCGACGAATATTTCTTTG CTTTGACGCTGAAGGGGGCGAAGGCTAGTGAGGTGTGGGACCCGGAAGCCAAAGGGGCGGAGGACTACCAAGGCGGCCACAAGCTCATAATCAAGCAGGCGTTGGTGGGGCCCGATGCCACGGAGGGTGAAGTGAATGTGGTTCAGGTTGAGGCAATGACCTGGAAGGACTCTGTTAAAATTCCAATTGCCTCGTTAAAAGCCGGTGGTGCAAACAACCAAGTTCTCTTAGATTTGTCATTCCCCGACCCTCCAGTTACGTTCAGTCTGGTACAAGGCAACGGCCCTGTGCACATAATAGGGCACCACCTCATTGGGAGCCCCATGGAGGAGTTCGATGAAATGGACGAGATGGAAGAGGAGATGATTGAGGACGAGGAAGGCGAAGAAGGGGCT GATGAAATGAAGAATAGTAGAACAAACAAACGCAAAGTTTCAAATGGAAAGTCTAGCGATAAG GAGGAAGACGAGGATGATGAGGAACCCAAAAGCAAAAAGGCCAAAACTATGAATAATTCAAAAGGCAAAACTCCTGTTAAGAACAACAGCAAAGCAAAGAAGTAA
- the Nlp gene encoding nucleoplasmin-like protein isoform X2: MADEYFFALTLKGAKASEVWDPEAKGAEDYQGGHKLIIKQALVGPDATEGEVNVVQVEAMTWKDSVKIPIASLKAGGANNQVLLDLSFPDPPVTFSLVQGNGPVHIIGHHLIGSPMEEFDEMDEMEEEMIEDEEGEEGAEEDEDDEEPKSKKAKTMNNSKGKTPVKNNSKAKK; this comes from the exons ATGGCCGACGAATATTTCTTTG CTTTGACGCTGAAGGGGGCGAAGGCTAGTGAGGTGTGGGACCCGGAAGCCAAAGGGGCGGAGGACTACCAAGGCGGCCACAAGCTCATAATCAAGCAGGCGTTGGTGGGGCCCGATGCCACGGAGGGTGAAGTGAATGTGGTTCAGGTTGAGGCAATGACCTGGAAGGACTCTGTTAAAATTCCAATTGCCTCGTTAAAAGCCGGTGGTGCAAACAACCAAGTTCTCTTAGATTTGTCATTCCCCGACCCTCCAGTTACGTTCAGTCTGGTACAAGGCAACGGCCCTGTGCACATAATAGGGCACCACCTCATTGGGAGCCCCATGGAGGAGTTCGATGAAATGGACGAGATGGAAGAGGAGATGATTGAGGACGAGGAAGGCGAAGAAGGGGCT GAGGAAGACGAGGATGATGAGGAACCCAAAAGCAAAAAGGCCAAAACTATGAATAATTCAAAAGGCAAAACTCCTGTTAAGAACAACAGCAAAGCAAAGAAGTAA
- the Bap55 gene encoding actin-like protein 6B, with product MSGMLYGGDEIGALVFDPGHHSLRVGYAQEDTPKAEIPAVVGVAPDDTPKIEPETKPDESNVSSTAPAWKYYIDTTFLHTPRPSMDLHSYMKDGMIENWDLFEKIVDYSYDKIIQSESQYHPVLFSECPWNLRHKREKLTEIMFEKYKVPAFFLVKNAALAAFANGRATALVIDSGATHTSAVPVLDGYVITNAVVKSPLGGDYLILKAREMLEHMGIDLTPAALIASKEVVRDKDKPKYMKKKLSFQPTNSWMAYMIKKTVQDFQQNVIQVSESPFDERIAAGFPTIQHEFPTGYRQDFGPERFKLAEVLFDHAMLGAGHIAATSAGMCDVDIRPALYSSVVLTGGNSLVQGFSDRLSRDLSSRTPGSLRLKMIAANGTVERRFGSWVGGSILASIGTFQQMWMSMQEYQEAGKAQIDRKCP from the exons atgtCTGGAATGTTATACGGCGGCGACGAAATCGGGGCTCTAGTCTTCGACCCTGGGCACCACTCCTTGCGCGTAGGCTACGCTCAGGAGGACACCCCTAAAGCCGAAATCCCGGCCGTGGTTGGCGTTGCGCCCGACGACACCCCGAAAATCGAGCCGGAAACCAAACCAGACGAAAGCAACGTGTCCTCGACAGCGCCAG CTTGGAAGTACTACATTGACACGACCTTTTTACACACGCCGAGGCCCAGCATGGACCTGCACAGCTACATGAAGGACGGGATGATTGAAAACTGGGACTTGTTCGAGAAAATTGTCGACTATTCGTACGATAAA ATTATCCAGTCAGAATCTCAGTACCACCCCGTCTTGTTCTCCGAGTGCCCTTGGAACCTGCGCCACAAGCGGGAGAAGCTCACCGAAATCATGTTCGAAAAGTACAAAGTCCCGGCGTTTTTCCTCGTGAAGAACGCGGCTTTGGCGGCGTTTGCCAACGGCCGCGCCACGGCCCTCGTCATAGACAGCGGGGCCACGCACACTTCCGCCGTACCTGTTTTAGATGGCTATGTGATCACAAACGCCGTTGTTAAATCACCACTTGGTGGCGACTACCTCATTTTAAAAGCGCGAGAAATGCTAGAGCACATGGGGATTGACCTCACGCCGGCTGCGCTCATAGCGAGCAAAGAAGTCGTGCGCGATAAGGACAAACCAAAGTACATGAAAAAGAAGCTCTCTTTCCAGCCAACCAACAGCTGGATGGCCTACATGATCAAAAAAACGGTTCAGGATTTCCAGCAGAACGTCATTCAAGTGTCTGAGTCGCCCTTTGACGAGAGAATTGCTGCGGGTTTTCCCACGATTCAGCACGAGTTCCCCACAGGGTATCGCCAGGACTTCGGTCCAGAGCGCTTTAAACTGGCTGAGGTCCTGTTCGATCATGCGATGTTGGGGGCAGGGCATATAG CTGCAACTAGCGCCGGAATGTGCGACGTTGACATAAGACCGGCTCTCTACAGCTCTGTGGTTCTGACCGGTGGTAATTCATTAGTACAAGGATTTAGTGATAGGTTAAGCCGGGATTTATCGTCCCGGACTCCCGGTTCTTTACGGTTAAAAATGATAGCGGCCAATGGCACCGTCGAGCGACGGTTTGGCTCGTGGGTCGGTGGGTCGATCCTTGCGTCCATTGGTACTTTCCAACAGATGTGGATGTCCATGCAGGAGTATCAAGAGGCCGGCAAGGCCCAGATTGACAGAAAGTGTCcttaa
- the LOC107398615 gene encoding uncharacterized protein LOC107398615 translates to MFICCPEKEAKKRCNKLGDLKQLVEAIEEKMMVPCTMVCPICGPPCAITLPCPPEEPKEPPGPPIPPNVMVCYKSERHDKKKNGRTVKKTNALKRTKRAKSRELRASILYQGCDCEKRNGLQDDCRRTGCHGSPECLTKPEPICGPSEFSNGKHLGKKSGGYVSSSGEVVDAGDDEGNEKVSVYYNCYPAAIKC, encoded by the coding sequence ATGTTCATCTGCTGCCCCGAAAAAGAAGCCAAAAAGCGCTGCAACAAACTGGGCGATTTGAAGCAACTCGTCGAAGCCATCGAGGAAAAAATGATGGTCCCCTGTACCATGGTCTGTCCCATCTGTGGGCCTCCGTGCGCTATCACGCTCCCGTGCCCCCCTGAGGAGCCAAAAGAGCCCCCAGGCCCCCCCATACCCCCCAATGTGATGGTTTGCTACAAGAGCGAGAGGCACGACAAGAAGAAGAATGGcagaactgttaaaaaaacgaaCGCTTTGAAACGCACGAAAAGAGCGAAATCGAGAGAGCTGAGGGCTAGTATCCTCTACCAAGGGTGTGACTGTGAGAAACGCAATGGACTTCAGGATGATTGCAGGAGAACTGGGTGTCATGGCTCCCCAGAATGTCTGACAAAACCGGAGCCGATTTGTGGCCCCAGTGAGTTCAGTAATGGCAAACATTTAGGGAAAAAATCCGGGGGTTATGTGAGTTCAAGTGGGGAAGTTGTTGATGCTGGTGATGACGAAGGGAATGAGAAAGTTAGCGtctattataattgttatccTGCAGCGATTAAGTGTTAA